Proteins encoded in a region of the Tripterygium wilfordii isolate XIE 37 chromosome 21, ASM1340144v1, whole genome shotgun sequence genome:
- the LOC119987658 gene encoding malonyl-CoA decarboxylase, mitochondrial isoform X2, whose translation MNKKSLAILMRTRMRPSDASKLDLSPVMQHQTQSNSRGNQTDHSFSQHGNDNLNASINNERNFESVRKSMHSAISMNKTEVLDAVLNDFSEGYFSLSHENRRKLLIILAKEYDLNRVQVRELIQQYLGLELPAGNEAQSGAVEEEGLFSTFYRIERSLRHALKPTYEVLFERLNTHPGGLKSLTILRADILSSLADENITSLRALDSYLKEKLGTWLSPATLELHLITWDDPASLLEKIVAYEAVHPISNLLDLKRRLGVGRRCFGYFHPAIPGEPLIFIEVALLKHVAQTIQEVLWNHPPIPESEAACALFYSISSTQPGLAGINLGKFLIKRVIKLVKRDMPHISTFATLSPIPGFMQWLLSKLASQSMLTEAKDTSQSSNGQSGLTFWENILEPEEENTLMDLSEDFVTGKYGVEVMLNLLGSTNHEWACSAELLSALKPPLMRLCARYLLLEKKRGKALDSVANFHLQNGAMVERINWMADQSEKGLSQSAGIMVNYVYRLDKIEEYAQSYFGAGHINASSDIKRYVEEHDMA comes from the exons ATGAACAAGAAAAGCTTGGCGATTTTGATGCGAACCAGAATGAGACCCAGCGATGCAAGCAAGCTTGATCTCTCCCCTGTTATG CAACACCAAACGCAGTCCAATTCTCGAGGAAATCAAACCGACCACAGCTTTTCACAGCATGGAAACGACAATTTGAATGCCTCAATTAACAATGAGAG AAATTTCGAGAGTGTTCGGAAATCAATGCACTCGGCCATATCAATGAATAAAACTGAAGTGTTAGACGCAGTTCTTAATGATTTCTCCGAG GGTTATTTTAGCCTTTCTCATGAAAATCGCCGGAAACTATTGATCATACTTGCCAAAGAGTATGATCTCAATAGAGTGCAAGTTCGTGAACTGATACAGCAATATCTAGGACTTGAGCTTCCTGCAG GTAATGAAGCTCAGTCAGGTGCCGTTGAGGAGGAAGGGTTGTTTTCTACTTTCTATCGCATTGAGCGAAGCTTGAGGCATGCCCTTAAGCCAACATATGAGGTTCTCTTTGAGAGACTCAACACTCACCCTGGGGGCTTGAAGTCTCTGACCATCCTTCGAGCTGATATCTTATCCAGTCTTGC AGATGAAAACATTACTTCTTTGCGAGCACTGGATTCCTACTTGAAGGAAAAACTTGGTACTTGGCTTAGTCCTGCTACATTGGAACTTCACCTTATCACTTGGGATGATCCTGCTTCTTTGCTAGAAAAAATTGTGGCTTATGAG GCAGTGCATCCTATCAGCAATCTTCTTGATCTTAAGAGAAGGCTGGGAGTTGGTCGTCGTTGCTTCGGATACTTTCATCCGGCAATACCTG GTGAACCCCTTATTTTTATTGAAGTTGCACTGCTGAAGCATGTGGCTCAAACTATACAG GAAGTTCTGTGGAATCATCCTCCAATACCTGAATCTGAGGCAGCTTGTGCGTTATTTTACTCCATATCGTCAACGCAG CCTGGCTTGGCGGGGATCAATCTGGGAAAATTTCTTATTAAACGTGTGATTAAACTGGTGAAAAGAGATATGCCACATATATCT ACGTTTGCAACGCTTAGCCCAATCCCAGGATTCATGCAATGGCTTCTTTCAAAATTGGCCTCTCAATCGATGCTTACTGAAGCTAAGGACACATCACAATCGTCTAATGGTCAGTCTGGTTTGACATTTTGGGAGAACATACTTGAACCAGAGGAAGAAAATACACTAATGGATTTATCAGA GGATTTCGTTACTGGAAAATATGGCGTGGAGGTGATGTTGAACTTGCTGGGATCAACTAACCATGAGTGGGCCTGTTCCGCTGAATTGCTTTCAGCGTTAAAGCCCCCTCTAATGCGTCTGTGTGCTAG GTACCTTTTActagagaaaaagagaggaaaagctTTGGATTCTGTTGCAAATTTCCATTTGCAAAATGGAGCG ATGGTCGAAAGAATAAACTGGATGGCAGATCAATCAGAGAAGGGCCTTAGTCAAAGTGCTGGAATAATGGTGAACTATGTCTACAG GCTCGATAAAATCGAAGAATATGCTCAGTCCTATTTTGGTGCTGGGCATATCAATGCTTCATCTGACATCAAACGTTATGTTGAG GAGCATGACATGGCATAA
- the LOC119989181 gene encoding O-fucosyltransferase 15-like, translating into MVLAPQTLRQRSENCDPSPKSRHPPASIACLYIKTNLLTKLKNLIFHCLVIANLKAIAMASITDDTEQPEFVEFRISDRTNHLQEPRSRHSSPVRALNGDRHYEEWQYGESPLKSKLLGFLWDRRAREKKVKRKGGILWYQRKRVKVLVAVIALVALFFLVDSLMLSRLQDPAVIDIRVESVQNSSSGSVSVKGEKKKSGKVKRPPNFTYGRMLALAAHALAEGNNKHEPKDLWQEPFEPASAWRPCADQRNWKPSGGENGHILVTANGGMNQQRVAVCNAVVVARLLNATLVIPKFLYSSVWKDTSQFSDIYQEEHFINYLTPDIRIVRELPVELRFLDLEAIGSVMTDVDIGKESKPSFYLKFVLPILLQNRVIHFLGFGNRLAFDPIPFELQRLRCRCNFHALKFVPKIQETGALLLRRLRSHATQPGPLDHYLVGPYAESLEEKGGHGAKPSKYLALHLRFEIDMVAHSLCEFGGGEKEREELESYREIHFPALTELKHTTKLPSPEALRAEGLCPLTPEEAILMLVALGFKRKTHIFVAGANIYGGKPRLTALTSLYPRLVTKENLLSPAELEPFMNFSSQRAALDFIGCTAADGFAMTDSGSQLSSLVSGYRIYYGGGKMPTIRPNKRRLASIFVKNTTIEWKIFEQRVRKAIRQTKHVLERPKARSVYRYPRCKECMCFTVPEL; encoded by the exons ATGGTATTGGCACCCCAAACTTTAAGACAGAGAAGCGAAAACTGCGATCCGTCGCCGAAATCCAGACACCCTCCCGCTTCTATCGCTTGCTTGTACATAAAAACCAACCTTTTAACGAAGCTTAAAAATTTGATCTTTCATTGTTTGGTTATAGCAAACCTCAAAGCCATAGCCATGGCCTCCATCACGGACGACACCGAGCAGCCAGAATTCGTCGAGTTTCGGATCTCGGATAGAACCAACCATCTTCAAGAGCCGAGGAGCCGCCATAGTTCGCCGGTTCGGGCCTTGAATGGCGATAGACACTATGAGGAATGGCAGTACGGAGAGTCGCCTTTGAAATCGAAGCTGTTGGGGTTCTTGTGGGACCGGAGAGCTCGAGAAAAGAAGGTGAAGAGAAAGGGAGGGATACTTTGGTATCAAAGGAAGCGTGTGAAGGTGCTAGTGGCAGTGATTGCTTTGGTCGCTCTGTTTTTCTTGGTTGATTCGTTAATGCTTTCGCGGTTGCAAGACCCTGCTGTTATCGACATCCGTGTTGAGTCCGTTCAGAATTCCTCTTCAGGTTCCGTTTCCGTAAAG ggagagaagaaaaagtctGGTAAGGTGAAAAGGCCGCCTAATTTTACTTATGGAAGGATGTTGGCTTTGGCTGCCCATGCCTTGGCGGAG GGAAATAATAAGCATGAGCCAAAAGATCTCTGGCAGGAACCATTTGAACCTGCCTCTGCCTGGAGACCTTGTGCTGATCAACGTAACTGGAAACCCAGTG GGGGAGAGAATGGACACATTTTGGTCACTGCAAATGGTGGGATGAACCAGCAGCGAGTCGCT GTTTGCAATGCTGTTGTTGTTGCACGGTTACTTAATGCGACTCTAGTAATTCCCAAGTTTTTGTACAGTAGCGTCTGGAAAGATACGAG TCAATTCAGCGATATCTATCAAGAGGAGCACTTTATTAACTACCTCACTCCTGATATTCGGATAGTGAGGGAGCTTCCTGTGGAGCTACGGTTTTTAGATTTGGAGGCAATTGGCAGTGTT ATGACAGATGTAGACATTGGGAAAGAGTCAAAGCCaagtttttatttaaaattcgTTCTCCCTATTCTACTTCAAAACAGAGTTATCCATTTCCTTGGATTTGGAAATCGCTTGGCGTTTGACCCAATACCATTTGAGTTGCAG AGGCTTCGTTGCAGATGTAATTTTCATGCACTGAAATTTGTCCCAAAGATACAAGAAACTGGTGCTTTGCTTCTTCGCCGACTGCGTAGTCATGCAACCCAACCTGGACCACTGGATCACTATCTTGTTGGCCCATATGCAGAATCGTTGGAAGAAAAAGGGGGCCATGGTGCAAAACCTTCTAAGTATCTAGCTCTGCATTTGAGGTTTGAAATTGACATGGTAGCTCATTCTTTATGTGAATTTGGTGGAGGTGAAAAAGAAAGGGAGGAGTTGGAATCATATCGTGAAATCCATTTCCCTGCATTGACAGAACTTAAACATACAACAAA GTTACCTTCACCAGAAGCACTCAGAGCTGAAGGCCTGTGTCCATTAACACCTGAAGAAGCAATACTTATGCTCGTAGCTCTTGGTTTCAAGCGTAAGACACATATATTTGTGGCAGGTGCAAATATATACGGAGGGAAGCCAAGATTGACTGCATTGACGAGCTTGTATCCTAGGTTAGTGACTAAGGAGAACTTGCTTTCACCAGCAGAACTTGAACCGTTCATGAATTTCTCATCCCAG CGGGCAGCGCTCGACTTCATAGGCTGCACTGCTGCTGATGGATTTGCCATGACAGACTCGGGTAGTCAATTGTCATCTCTGGTATCTGGTTATCGAATATACTATGGAGGAGGGAAAATGCCGACAATACGGCCTAACAAGCGTAGACTTGCGAGCATATTCGTGAAGAACACTACTATAGAGTGGAAAATTTTTGAGCAGAGGGTTAGGAAGGCAATTAGGCAAACCAAGCATGTCCTGGAACGGCCGAAGGCCCGAAGTGTCTATCGGTATCCACGGTGTAAAGAGTGTATGTGCTTTACAGTTCCAGAGCTTTAG
- the LOC119987658 gene encoding malonyl-CoA decarboxylase, mitochondrial isoform X1: protein MNKKSLAILMRTRMRPSDASKLDLSPVMQHQTQSNSRGNQTDHSFSQHGNDNLNASINNERNFESVRKSMHSAISMNKTEVLDAVLNDFSEGYFSLSHENRRKLLIILAKEYDLNRVQVRELIQQYLGLELPAGSGNEAQSGAVEEEGLFSTFYRIERSLRHALKPTYEVLFERLNTHPGGLKSLTILRADILSSLADENITSLRALDSYLKEKLGTWLSPATLELHLITWDDPASLLEKIVAYEAVHPISNLLDLKRRLGVGRRCFGYFHPAIPGEPLIFIEVALLKHVAQTIQEVLWNHPPIPESEAACALFYSISSTQPGLAGINLGKFLIKRVIKLVKRDMPHISTFATLSPIPGFMQWLLSKLASQSMLTEAKDTSQSSNGQSGLTFWENILEPEEENTLMDLSEDFVTGKYGVEVMLNLLGSTNHEWACSAELLSALKPPLMRLCARYLLLEKKRGKALDSVANFHLQNGAMVERINWMADQSEKGLSQSAGIMVNYVYRLDKIEEYAQSYFGAGHINASSDIKRYVEEHDMA from the exons ATGAACAAGAAAAGCTTGGCGATTTTGATGCGAACCAGAATGAGACCCAGCGATGCAAGCAAGCTTGATCTCTCCCCTGTTATG CAACACCAAACGCAGTCCAATTCTCGAGGAAATCAAACCGACCACAGCTTTTCACAGCATGGAAACGACAATTTGAATGCCTCAATTAACAATGAGAG AAATTTCGAGAGTGTTCGGAAATCAATGCACTCGGCCATATCAATGAATAAAACTGAAGTGTTAGACGCAGTTCTTAATGATTTCTCCGAG GGTTATTTTAGCCTTTCTCATGAAAATCGCCGGAAACTATTGATCATACTTGCCAAAGAGTATGATCTCAATAGAGTGCAAGTTCGTGAACTGATACAGCAATATCTAGGACTTGAGCTTCCTGCAG GTTCAGGTAATGAAGCTCAGTCAGGTGCCGTTGAGGAGGAAGGGTTGTTTTCTACTTTCTATCGCATTGAGCGAAGCTTGAGGCATGCCCTTAAGCCAACATATGAGGTTCTCTTTGAGAGACTCAACACTCACCCTGGGGGCTTGAAGTCTCTGACCATCCTTCGAGCTGATATCTTATCCAGTCTTGC AGATGAAAACATTACTTCTTTGCGAGCACTGGATTCCTACTTGAAGGAAAAACTTGGTACTTGGCTTAGTCCTGCTACATTGGAACTTCACCTTATCACTTGGGATGATCCTGCTTCTTTGCTAGAAAAAATTGTGGCTTATGAG GCAGTGCATCCTATCAGCAATCTTCTTGATCTTAAGAGAAGGCTGGGAGTTGGTCGTCGTTGCTTCGGATACTTTCATCCGGCAATACCTG GTGAACCCCTTATTTTTATTGAAGTTGCACTGCTGAAGCATGTGGCTCAAACTATACAG GAAGTTCTGTGGAATCATCCTCCAATACCTGAATCTGAGGCAGCTTGTGCGTTATTTTACTCCATATCGTCAACGCAG CCTGGCTTGGCGGGGATCAATCTGGGAAAATTTCTTATTAAACGTGTGATTAAACTGGTGAAAAGAGATATGCCACATATATCT ACGTTTGCAACGCTTAGCCCAATCCCAGGATTCATGCAATGGCTTCTTTCAAAATTGGCCTCTCAATCGATGCTTACTGAAGCTAAGGACACATCACAATCGTCTAATGGTCAGTCTGGTTTGACATTTTGGGAGAACATACTTGAACCAGAGGAAGAAAATACACTAATGGATTTATCAGA GGATTTCGTTACTGGAAAATATGGCGTGGAGGTGATGTTGAACTTGCTGGGATCAACTAACCATGAGTGGGCCTGTTCCGCTGAATTGCTTTCAGCGTTAAAGCCCCCTCTAATGCGTCTGTGTGCTAG GTACCTTTTActagagaaaaagagaggaaaagctTTGGATTCTGTTGCAAATTTCCATTTGCAAAATGGAGCG ATGGTCGAAAGAATAAACTGGATGGCAGATCAATCAGAGAAGGGCCTTAGTCAAAGTGCTGGAATAATGGTGAACTATGTCTACAG GCTCGATAAAATCGAAGAATATGCTCAGTCCTATTTTGGTGCTGGGCATATCAATGCTTCATCTGACATCAAACGTTATGTTGAG GAGCATGACATGGCATAA
- the LOC119987659 gene encoding chaperonin-like RBCX protein 1, chloroplastic translates to MESSAIVSLSQLSFFPPRPNRGRAYPSWPCKKNSQCSRIQCQKMYVPGFGEASPEAKAAKNLHNFFTYTAVKIVAAQLESYNPEAYEELMEFLGRHSLNDGDKFCGSLMRESSRHKNLALRILEVRSAYCKDDFEWDNMKRLAFKMVDDSNKRLMRDYVIETSHVEEGEK, encoded by the exons ATGGAATCCTCTGCTATTGTCTCCCTCTCTCAGCTCTCCTTTTTCCCACCAAGACCAAACAGAGGCAGAGCTTATCCTTCATGGCCATGTAAGAAGAATTCTCAATGTTCTCGCATACAGTGTCAGAAAATGTATGTCCCAG GATTTGGAGAAGCATCACCAGAAGCAAAGGCAGCCAAAAACCTACATAATTTCTTTACTTACACTGCCGTCAAAATAGTTGCTGCACAGCTTGAG AGCTATAACCCTGAAGCATATGAAGAGTTAATGGAGTTTTTGGGTAGACACTCTTTGAATGATGGGGACAAGTTCTGTGGCAGTTTAATGAGGGAATCTTCCAGGCATAAAAATTTAG CTCTGCGGATTTTGGAG GTTCGATCTGCATACTGTAAAGACGACTTCGAGTGGGATAACATGAAGAGATTAGCTTTCAAG ATGGTGGATGATTCTAACAAGAGACTAATGAGGGATTATGTAATAGAAACCAGTCACGTAGAAGAAGGGGAGAAGTAA
- the LOC119988208 gene encoding chromatin remodeling protein EBS-like: MAKTRPGLSSSNPKPGKKDVSSYTIRGTNKVVKAGECVLMRPSDIGKPPYVARIEKIETDHRNNVKVRVRWYYRPEESLGGRRQFHGAKELFLSDHYDVQSAHTIEGKCTVHSFKNYTKLENVGAEDYYCRFEYNASTGGFTPDRVAVYCKCEMPYNPDDLMVQCEGCKDWYHPACVGMSIEAAKNLDLFTCEDCKKEMKKTPNGYRELPTAESKGEAKRRKR; this comes from the exons ATGGCGAAAACCCGACCGGGATTGTCCTCTTCAAATCCTAAACCAGGGAAGAAAGATGTCAGCTCCTACACGATTCGTGGGACGAACAAGGTCGTGAAAG CTGGGGAATGTGTGCTGATGAGGCCATCGGACATCGGGAAGCCGCCATACGTGGCAAGGATCGAGAAGATCGAGACTGACCACCGGAATAACGTGAAGGTTAGGGTTCGGTGGTATTACAGGCCTGAGGAATCGCTTGGGGGAAGGAGGCAGTTTCATGGAGCAAAGGAGCTCTTTTTATCGGACCACTATGACGTGCAGAGTGCACACACCATTGAAGGCAAGTGCACTGTGCACTCCTTCAAGAACTACACTAAGCTGGAGAATGTTGGGGCAGAGGATTACTACTGTAGATTTGAATATAATGCCTCCACTGGAGGATTCACACCCGACCGGGTTGCTGT GTATTGCAAGTGTGAGATGCCGTATAACCCAGATGACCTAATGGTGCAATGCGAGGGATGCAAGGACTG GTACCATCCTGCTTGTGTGGGCATGAGTATTGAAGCAGCGAAAAACTTGGATCTCTTTACCTGTGAGGATTgtaagaaagaaatgaaaaaaactcCGAATGGATATCGTGAATTGCCAACAGCTGAAAGCAAg GGGGAAGCCAAGCGCCGGAAGAGATAA
- the LOC119989180 gene encoding protein STRUBBELIG-RECEPTOR FAMILY 8: MPVKQVAACFCFMNRSMLLLNGFLWLALISALPLVLCNTDANDVQALQVMYSSLNNPSQLTNWKSGGGDPCGESWKGVACEGSAVVSIDVSGLGLNGTLGYLLSNLMSLRKFDLSNNNIQDSIPYQLPPNLTSLNLARNNFSGNLPYSFANMGSLTFLNVSHNFLMLSIGDVFGSHAGMTTLDLSFNNFSGDLPNSLSSLSNLSTLYLQNNQFTGSLSVLTSLPLTTLNVANNHFSGWIPQELSTIPSFIFDGNSFDNGPAPPPPPYTPPPPGSSRRNRSREHAPPDSNGQSSNSDKGLTAGHIVGIVLGSVFLLVVALVAVIFCIRKNKKKESSVRTPRGSLSVVSNDVTAEMQEQRVKSVTAVADLKPPPTEKLTTERVLVSTGSVKRMKSPITATSYTVASLQMATNSFSQENLIGEGSLGRVYRAEFTNGKVMVVKKIDNAALSLQEEDNFLEAVSNMSRLRQPNIITLVGYCAEHGQRLLVCEYVGNGSLHDMLHSIEDGGKILSWNARVRVALGTARALEYLHEVCLPSVVHRNFKSANILLDEELNPHLSDCGLAALTPNTERQVSTQMIGSFGYSAPEFALSGVYTVKSDVYSFGVVMLELLTGRKPLDSSRVRAEQSLVRWATPQLHDIDALAKMVDPTLNGLYPAKSLSRFADIIALCVQPEPEFRPPMSEVVQQLVRLVQRASVVKRRSSDEHGFSYRTPDHEAIDMSF; encoded by the exons ATGCCTGTGAAGCAAGTAGctgcttgtttttgttttatgaatCGTTCAATGTTGCTACTCAATGGGTTTCTCTGGCTCGCTTTGATCTCTGCTCTGCCTTTGGTTCTTTGTAATACGGATGCCAATGATG TGCAAGCTCTTCAGGTTATGTACTCTTCACTGAACAATCCTTCTCAGCTTACTAACTGGAAAAGTGGTGGTGGCGATCCTTGCGGAGAGTCCTGGAAAGGGGTTGCTTGTGAGGGTTCAGCTGTTGTTTCCAT TGACGTCTCTGGATTAGGGCTCAATGGCACATTGGGATACTTGCTTTCTAACCTTATGTCATTGAGAAAATT CGACTTGAGCAACAACAACATTCAGGATTCAATCCCGTACCAGTTACCACCTAATCTTACGAGCCT AAACCTTGCGAGAAACAACTTCAGTGGGAATCTTCCATATTCCTTTGCTAACATGGGCTCCCTCACTTTTTT GAATGTAAGCCATAATTTTCTCATGCTGTCCATTGGAGATGTTTTCGGCAGTCATGCTGGCATGACAACCCT GGATCTCTCCTTCAACAATTTCAGTGGGGATCTTCCTAATTCACTCAGTTCATTGTCTAATCTGTCTACCCT GTATTtgcagaacaatcaatttaCTGGCTCtcttagcgttcttacaagctTGCCTTTGACTACTTT AAATGTTGCGAACAATCATTTTAGTGGATGGATACCTCAAGAATTAAGTACAATCCCCTCATTTAT ATTTGATGGAAACTCTTTTGACAATGGACCtgctcctcctccaccaccatacactcctcctcctcctggtAGCTCTCGTCGTAATCGATCTAGGGAACATGCTCCCCCAGATTCTAATGGACAGTCATCCAATTCAGACAAGGGATTGACAGCTGGACATATTGTGGGCATAGTTCTTGGTTCAGTGTTCCTGCTTGTTGTTGCATTGGTGGCTGTTATTTTTTGCATtcgaaagaataaaaagaaggaaagtaGTGTTAGAACGCCCAGGGGAAGTCTATCTGTTGTCTCAAATGATG TAACTGCGGAGATGCAGGAGCAGAGAGTGAAAAGTGTTACTGCTGTTGCAGATTTAAAGCCCCCCCCTACGGAAAAGTTGACAACTGAGAGAGTACTTGTGAGTACTGGATCTGTAAAGAGAATGAAATCACCAATCACTGCTACTTCATATACTGTTGCTTCTCTTCAAATGGCCACAAATAGCTTCAGTCAAGAAAATCTTATTGGAGAAGGGTCTCTAGGTCGGGTTTACAGAGCAGAGTTTACTAACGGGAAG GTGATGGTGGTTAAGAAGATTGACAATGCTGCACTGTCACTGCAAGAGGAAGACAATTTTCTTGAAGCTGTTTCAAATATGTCACGCCTGAGGCAACCAAACATTATTACCCTGGTCGGATACTGTGCTGAGCATGGGCAACGCCTTTTAGTTTGTGAATATGTGGGTAATGGGAGTCTGCATGATATGCTGCACTCTATTGAGGATGGTGGCAAGATACTATCTTGGAATGCACGTGTTAGGGTGGCACTTGGCACTGCTCGGGCCTTAGA GTACTTGCATGAGGTGTGCTTGCCTTCTGTTGTACATAGGAATTTCAAGTCTGCAAATATTTTACTTGACGAAGAGCTCAATCCCCACTTGTCAGATTGTGGTTTAGCTGCTCTGACGCCAAACACTGAACGGCAG GTTTCGACACAAATGATCGGATCATTTGGTTATAGTGCCCCTGAATTTGCCTTATCTGGTGTATATACTGTAAAAAGTGATGTATACAGTTTTGGTGTGGTCATGTTGGAGCTTTTGACTGGTCGGAAGCCACTAGACAG TTCAAGAGTGAGAGCAGAGCAGTCATTGGTGAGATGGGCTACGCCCCAACTACATGATATAGATGCCTTGGCTAAAATGGTTGATCCGACCTTGAATGGATTGTATCCTGCAAAGTCACTGTCACGATTTGCTGACATTATTGCCCTCTGCGTTCAG CCGGAACCCGAGTTTCGTCCCCCCATGTCTGAAGTTGTGCAACAATTGGTGCGGTTGGTGCAAAGAGCAAGTGTGGTCAAGAGGAGATCTAGTGATGAGCATGGATTTTCATACAGGACCCCCGATCATGAGGCCATAGACATGTCGTTTTAA